One genomic segment of Pelagerythrobacter marensis includes these proteins:
- the nusB gene encoding transcription antitermination factor NusB, translated as MTSAPSSRRSLARSAARLAAVQALYQREMESTALARLLDEFHQHRLGAVIEDEQYADAEVAFFDDIVSGVDARCDEIDLLLSDRLAQGWNLARLDKTMLQILRAGTYELLARADVPVGAAISEYVDVAKAFFDDREAKFVNGILDAVARQVR; from the coding sequence ATGACATCCGCCCCTTCGTCCAGGCGCTCGCTCGCTCGCTCGGCCGCGCGCCTTGCGGCCGTCCAGGCGCTCTACCAGCGCGAGATGGAGAGCACTGCGCTCGCCCGACTGCTCGATGAATTTCACCAGCACCGCCTCGGCGCGGTGATCGAAGATGAACAGTATGCCGATGCCGAAGTCGCCTTCTTCGACGATATCGTATCGGGCGTCGATGCGCGCTGCGACGAGATCGACCTGCTGCTGAGCGACAGGCTGGCGCAGGGCTGGAACCTGGCCCGGCTGGACAAGACGATGCTACAGATCCTGCGCGCCGGCACATACGAGTTGCTCGCGCGGGCAGACGTGCCCGTTGGTGCAGCGATCAGCGAATATGTCGACGTTGCCAAGGCTTTCTTCGACGACCGCGAGGCGAAATTCGTCAACGGTATCCTCGACGCGGTGGCCAGGCAGGTGCGGTGA
- the hisD gene encoding histidinol dehydrogenase → MMQRLSITDPGFETAFTRLVDGRRESDITVSQDVATIVERVRRRGDTALAEYTRRFDKHDLVDDADWCIAPEACRAAYEGLDAPLRDALDLAAQRIEAYHRDQLPADRDFTDGAGVRLGARWQPVDAAGLYVPGGRAAYPSSLLMNAIPARVAGVERLVVVTPTRGGESNPLVLAAAHLAGVDEIWCIGGAQAIAALAYGTERIARVDVVTGPGNAWVAEAKRQLYGVVGIDMVAGPSEILVIADGDNDPDWIAADLLSQAEHDPTSQSILITDDAAFANQVEDRVDTQSAQLATRTTAQASWRDNGVMIVVETLDQAIPLANRLAAEHVELAVADPSSLFAGLRHAGSVFLGRHTPEAVGDYVAGPNHVLPTGRRARFASGLSVLDFMKRTSFIELDPGALAAIGPAAVALAEAEGLPAHANSVSMRLK, encoded by the coding sequence GTGATGCAACGCCTTTCGATCACCGATCCGGGTTTCGAAACCGCCTTTACGCGGCTGGTCGATGGGCGGCGCGAGAGCGACATTACCGTCTCGCAGGATGTCGCCACGATCGTCGAACGCGTTCGCCGCAGGGGCGATACCGCGCTGGCCGAATATACCCGCCGGTTCGACAAGCACGACCTCGTCGACGACGCAGACTGGTGCATTGCCCCCGAAGCCTGCCGCGCGGCTTACGAAGGGCTGGACGCGCCGCTGCGCGATGCGCTGGATCTCGCGGCGCAGCGGATCGAGGCCTATCACCGCGATCAGTTGCCTGCCGACAGGGACTTTACCGATGGCGCCGGCGTGCGCCTGGGTGCCCGCTGGCAGCCGGTCGATGCCGCTGGGCTGTATGTCCCCGGCGGACGCGCGGCCTATCCTTCATCCCTGCTGATGAACGCGATCCCGGCGCGCGTGGCCGGGGTGGAACGGCTGGTCGTCGTCACGCCGACCCGTGGGGGGGAGAGCAATCCGCTGGTGCTCGCCGCCGCGCACCTCGCCGGGGTGGACGAAATTTGGTGCATTGGCGGGGCGCAGGCGATTGCCGCCCTTGCCTATGGCACCGAGCGGATCGCGCGGGTCGATGTCGTCACCGGCCCCGGCAACGCCTGGGTGGCGGAGGCCAAGCGCCAGCTTTACGGCGTGGTCGGGATCGACATGGTCGCCGGGCCGAGCGAGATCCTGGTCATCGCCGATGGCGACAACGATCCCGACTGGATCGCCGCCGACCTGTTGAGCCAGGCGGAACACGATCCGACCTCGCAATCGATCCTGATCACCGACGATGCCGCCTTCGCCAACCAGGTGGAGGACCGGGTCGATACCCAGTCCGCCCAGCTCGCCACGCGCACGACGGCGCAGGCAAGCTGGCGCGACAATGGGGTGATGATCGTGGTCGAAACGCTCGATCAGGCGATCCCGCTCGCCAATCGGCTGGCGGCGGAGCACGTGGAACTGGCGGTCGCCGATCCTTCCTCGCTCTTCGCCGGCCTGCGCCACGCCGGCAGTGTCTTTCTGGGCCGTCATACGCCCGAAGCGGTCGGCGATTACGTCGCCGGACCCAACCACGTCCTGCCGACCGGGCGCCGCGCGCGCTTCGCCAGCGGCCTTTCGGTGCTCGATTTCATGAAGCGCACCAGCTTCATCGAACTCGATCCCGGCGCGCTGGCCGCAATCGGCCCCGCTGCGGTTGCGCTGGCCGAGGCCGAAGGTCTACCGGCACATGCCAATTCGGTTTCCATGAGGCTCAAATGA
- the thiL gene encoding thiamine-phosphate kinase, with the protein MSGELDLIERLRALPLHEGARNLDDDAAVLDIGGETLVLTHDMLVEGVHTAPGQDAADVAWKLVATNLSDLAAKGARPIGVLVGFTRGDDDARFVAGLEEALTHYNVPLLGGDTVSSGKSPRSHGLTAIGRASHVPVPSRGGARSGDAIWVTGTLGAALAGFEAFTAGDRAQAGAYLRPRALIDDGLALAPAVTAMMDVSDGLLLDAWRMAQSSEVSLVLESAAAPIALPEARRDEALRWGDDYQLLFTLPPGTAPPVRATRIGTVEPCDGDGALVVDGVSITSPDGLGYSH; encoded by the coding sequence GTGAGCGGCGAGCTCGACCTGATCGAGCGCCTGCGCGCCCTTCCGCTGCACGAAGGGGCGCGAAACCTGGATGACGATGCCGCCGTGCTCGATATCGGCGGCGAGACACTGGTTCTGACCCACGATATGCTGGTTGAAGGGGTGCACACCGCACCGGGCCAGGATGCGGCCGACGTGGCCTGGAAACTGGTCGCGACCAACCTTTCGGACCTTGCCGCCAAGGGCGCGCGGCCCATCGGTGTCCTCGTCGGCTTCACTCGGGGCGATGACGACGCGCGCTTCGTTGCCGGGCTGGAAGAGGCGCTGACGCATTACAACGTGCCCCTGCTCGGCGGCGATACGGTGTCGTCCGGCAAATCGCCGCGCAGCCACGGCCTGACCGCAATCGGGCGGGCGAGCCATGTCCCCGTCCCGTCCCGCGGCGGTGCGCGGTCGGGCGATGCGATCTGGGTGACCGGAACACTGGGTGCGGCGCTGGCCGGGTTCGAGGCATTCACGGCTGGCGATCGTGCGCAGGCCGGCGCCTATCTGCGCCCGCGAGCGCTGATCGACGACGGCCTGGCCCTCGCCCCGGCGGTGACGGCGATGATGGACGTTTCCGATGGTTTGCTGCTCGATGCCTGGCGCATGGCACAGTCCAGCGAGGTGAGCCTCGTGCTCGAGAGCGCCGCAGCCCCCATCGCCCTGCCCGAGGCGCGGCGCGACGAGGCGCTGCGCTGGGGCGACGACTATCAGTTGCTGTTCACCCTGCCCCCCGGCACCGCCCCACCCGTTCGCGCAACCCGCATCGGCACGGTCGAACCATGCGACGGCGACGGCGCACTGGTGGTCGATGGCGTATCGATCACCTCACCGGACGGGCTCGGCTACAGCCACTAG
- the hisG gene encoding ATP phosphoribosyltransferase, translated as MATPLTFAIPKGRILEEALPVMERAGVVPEEAFHDKGNRSLTFATTREDLRLIRVRAFDVATFVAHGAAQVGIVGSDVIEEFDYSDLYAPVDLAIGHCRLSLAAPADVPEAGAGASHMRVATKYPNVTRRWFERQGIQAECVKLNGAMEIAPALGLARRIVDLVSSGRTLAENGLEERDVIMQVSARLIVNRAALKTDPRVGELVERFRTVAAAPDAS; from the coding sequence ATGGCAACACCGCTGACCTTCGCCATCCCCAAGGGGCGTATTCTCGAAGAGGCTTTGCCCGTGATGGAACGTGCCGGCGTCGTGCCGGAAGAGGCGTTCCACGACAAGGGCAACCGCAGCCTCACATTCGCAACTACGCGGGAAGACCTGCGCCTGATCCGGGTGCGGGCGTTCGACGTCGCCACATTCGTCGCCCACGGGGCGGCGCAAGTGGGCATCGTGGGGTCCGACGTGATCGAGGAATTCGATTACTCCGACCTTTACGCGCCGGTCGATCTCGCCATCGGGCATTGCCGCCTGTCGCTGGCAGCCCCGGCCGATGTGCCCGAAGCCGGGGCAGGCGCCAGCCACATGCGCGTCGCCACCAAGTATCCCAATGTGACCCGTCGCTGGTTCGAACGTCAGGGCATTCAGGCCGAGTGCGTGAAGCTCAACGGCGCGATGGAAATTGCGCCGGCGCTCGGCCTTGCCCGCCGGATCGTCGATCTCGTTTCCAGCGGCCGCACGCTGGCCGAAAACGGGCTGGAGGAACGCGACGTGATCATGCAGGTTTCTGCGCGCCTGATCGTCAATCGTGCCGCGCTGAAAACCGATCCGCGCGTCGGCGAACTGGTCGAACGCTTCCGCACCGTTGCCGCTGCGCCGGACGCTTCGTGA